In Algiphilus sp., the sequence AGCAGCACGCTAGCTGTCTCTTGTGCCCGCGCAGCCCTTTCCCGAAAGGGGGTGAATCGGTCCGCTTAACGGGCTTGCGTAATTCCCGGCGGCGGCAAGAATGCGATGAAGTGGATCCATCAAGGGAGCCGTCATGCCACGAAAGAGACAGCCATCAGCGTTCTCCCCGCCCACCCCCTCTGACCGGGAAGCAAGCGCAGCGAACAGCACCTCAAGCGAAACGGCCTTCGACGCGCTCTATGCGCGCATTGCGGCACCGGCCTCGCGAGTGGCCGCTGACGCCGTCTTCGAGGCAACCGAAGAGGACCTCGGCCGCCATCACCGCCCCGGCGATACCGAGGTACCAACGTGATCACCGTCATTGCAGGCGTCAACGGCGCCGGCAAGAGCTCGATCATCGGCGCGTACATCCGCCAGGCCGGTGGCGACTACTGCAACCCCGATGAGATCACCCGCCAGTTGATGGCCGGTGATCCCGGGATCGGGGAGGAGGCGGCCAACGGTGAGGCCTGGCGGATCGGGTTTCGCCAACTCCAGCGGGCGATCGCGCAGGACGACGACTACACCTTCGAGACCACGCTCGGCGGCAACTCGATTCGTGATGCGCTGCTCGACGCAGCGGAGAAGGGGCGATCGGTTCGGGTCCTTTCCATGGGGCTGGCTTCCGTCGAGACCCATCTCGAGCGCATCGCGGCGCGGGCGGCGAAGGGTGGCCATGCGATCCCCGCCGACAAGGTCCGTCAGCGCTGGGAGACGTCGCGCCACAATCTGACGCAGCTCATGCCGCACTGTCACGAGGTGCGCGTTCTCGACAACACCGCACCGATGCACGAGGGTGTTCCGAAGCCTCGAATCCTGCTGCACTTGCGGGGGCGGTGCTTGCTCGTGAACCGTGGCGAATCGACGCCAGAATGGGCGCAGCACCTCATGACTGAAGCAACGCGCTGCGCCGAGTAGCGACCGGAAAGCACCGCATGGACGACATCAACAGCTTGCGAAGGGGGCATTGAACCAAGTGCCCGCCCTCAACGACCACCTCACCGATGAGGCCCGGTGGCGTCTTTGGCGGCTCTCGACAGGGGCCATGTCGCCCCTGGTACTTCGGGGAGCCCCCAAGGCATGCCAACAGGCCGAGCAGGCTCTGTGTGAGCAGGCAAGGGAAGAGGGCTACACGACGCTGCAGATCGACGCCTCCGCGTCGTGCGATGTGCTGGCCACGCTGCGGGATCAGGCCGCTGCGCTCACTGCAGCCGAACTAGGGGAAGCGGTCGTCAGGCTTGCCTCGTGGCAATGGGCCGACTACCTCGATGATCTCCACGAGATCACCGATCGCCCGACCCTCATTGTGGTCTCCGCGTTGGACGCTATTGCTGACCGCCCGAACCCCGACGTGGTCTGCGCCAGCCTCCGCTCCGCGATTCAGCAACGGCGTAAATGGCTCTATCTCGTCCTGAGTGGCGTCGCTCACGGCGCTTTGGCTCGATGGCTCCAGGATCACTCACATCCCATTTATGAGCTAGGGCCGGTCGAGTATTTGCGCGGAGAGTAGGTCGCGCTACTTCGCGTTTGAGGAATGTTCGAAGACGCGCGGCCTCCAAAGTGGACAAGTATGGCCATGACTTCTCGGAGCTCGTGAAAGAGGCGCGCGTCGTTGCAGGTAGAACGGAGAATGTGTATCTGCTCGAGCGCGACGCCATTAGCTTGTCTGGTGTCCGCTTCCTGGGATGCACCCTGTGGACCGACTTCGAAGCCAACGGCGCACCGGATGCCACCATGGCCCTAGCGCGGGAGGCCTTTAGCGACTTCAAGACCATCCGCGTCGGTGACCGCCCAATCAAGCCCGTGGAGATACGCCAGTACTGCCAAGCCAGCTACCAATGGCTTGCCTCCATGCTCAATCAGCCGGGACCACCCACGGTGGTCGTGACGCACACCGCCCCGAGTACGGATGCGTCACTCATTCACCCGGACCACGGACGAAACGCGCTGACGCCGGCGTTCCACAATCGCTTTGACCAACTGCTCAGCGACACTGTTCGGCTCTGGATCTACGGACGCACCCATCACTCCTGCGTCGCATCGGTCAATGGCGTGACCATCGCGACCAACCAGCGCGGCTACCCCATGGAGAGCGGGACGTTCCGTTGGGCGCAAACGATTGATCTCTGATGGCGCCTGGCTAACAGGCGGATGAATACAGCAGCTACGCCAAGTGAACAAACCACGCCATGCTTGCTGGCAGACCGACTAGCCTGAGATCTTCAAAAAACTGATCGCAATTACTTGGCACCTGGCAACTATTTGAGCGTGGTTCCAGCACTAGTTATTTATATTTCATATAAAGGCGGTCCTCTCATGCGGTGCCCTAAGCATTCTGTAAGAGCTGGCTCTAGGGTCTTGTAAAAAATGTCCGCTTCGTCTTTGCCCTCTCTCGCAAGTGCCGTCATGGTTAATAGATTTGCGAAAGAGGCCGCCAACTGATCAAAGTGCCCGAATGACCTTCGGGTCATTCTCTCCGCCGCCCTTGTAATAATAGGACTGTGGGTGGGGCTGTATTCTTCTGTGCCAGGGTTTTTCCTTCTGCCGCTCCATTGCCTTCTTTTCATAGTTCTTCTTGAAGGCTTCTTTCTGCCCGTGCAGGTCCCTGTACTGGGTGAAATATTCTCTGGCTGCCTCCAGGAGGTGTTTCTTGCCCTCAAGCGAAGCGCCGGAGTAGAGGCGCGCAAATGCGCCATACCGATCGTCGGATGCGTAGTGGATGCGGTCGACGGATTCGCCCTTCTTCAAGAGATCCCGCTTGATCGAACCGAACTCGTCCGCGCCGAACTTCGTTGCCGAGAAGATCGACTTCACTCCGGAGTCGATCACCTCGCTCCTGTCCTTTGCCCAATAGAAATCCCGGATCGTTTCGTTGCAGAAGCTGAGCGGGTCCCGCAGAGGTCCGTGCCTCGGAGCGGATCTCCAGGAAGGTGCAAAATCCACGATTGCGTTTAACTTGTTGCGACACAGCCAAACAGCAGGTGTCGTATATATGCTCGCCTGAGTGATCTCGCTGGAGCGATTGATCGCGGAGCTAAAATCCCCGCTTTGCAGTGATCCCCACATCTGGGGAAGCACGTCGTGATCGCATACCTCGAAGAGGGGTGGGTACTCGTATTCATGGTCATTCGGCAGGCGCGCCAGCCCCAGCGACGGCAGCGTCGTGGTCGAAAACAAACCGCCCAGTGCCTGCACCACCTGTCTTCGCCGCATTTCTGGAGGTTTTCCGAAAGGTCCTCGGTGAGCGTACTAGCGGCGAATAACGGGTTCAAGCCACCGGCTCGTACGGCGTGGCGGGATGCATGGAATGCGGGCGCGCGTCGCTCGAAGGATTCCTGTCGAAACCCACCAAGTTGGCGGCTGATAAGCCGAGCGCGCTGATAGGAATTCAGTGACGGGGGAGGTGGGCGAGGCGGTGCGCCTGCAGCAGTATGACCGGCAAGGCCGATAACGTTCGCGTCCGCCCATTGCTTGGATGTGCGATGGGCACATCGCCTTGGATGCCCCCGGTCCGCTGGTCAAGACGCCGGCGCGACAGAATGACTCCGAGACGGTTCATTCCTTGGTGCGGGTTGCAGGGACGAACCTAGTCTGCTTGGCGGATCAGGGATTCGGCTGCGGGTAGGATCATGGCACGTGGGGCGCTTGTCACTATCGGGGTCCGTTGCGATCCCCAATTACGATGGTGCGGCTGCCTTAAACGTGGCTAATGAGAGCCTGGGTTGTCGCAATCTCTGCGATGCCTTACCTCAGGGTTTACTCGCTTTCGCGCTGCGCTCTATGCCCGCAGTGCAGCAGACCAATGCATAGAACAGGCCGGTGCGCCAACCGTAGGCGGCTTTCAACATCGCATTCGGATTGCGGACCCTCAGCCTGGCTTGCTCGCTGGGTGTAGGCAGGACGCGAATGTTCAGCTGGTCGACTTCTGCGTTGCTTCTGCGCGTTCGTGGACGGTCTGCAACGGTGACTTGCTTCCCGTTCAGGTTCAGCATCTGCGCGGCCCGCTTGGCCGCCACTTTCGAGGTCTCGTTGTGCCCTATGGTCTGAACCTCCACTGCCAGTCGTGCGCGGCCGACGCCGGCAGCCTGGAGCACGCGCTCGAAGCTGGCGATCTGTGCAGGCGTTCTGAGAGCCAAGTAGCTCGATGACCGACTGGAGGCATTGAAGACCACGATGGCGTCCTCCAGCAGCTGTGCGTCGGGCAGCATGGCCTCGACGAGCCGGGCGTAGACGGCTTCGGCTTCCCTCCGCTCCTTGATCGGCTTCGGAATGGCTCTCGCCAAGCCGGCCGTTTCGGGGAGCTGGCGGTGGTCAATGCCGGCGTTGGCTTCGCTGTCCCGCTTGCGCGTTGCGCGGCTCCGGCGTCGCGTGGGGTCTCGATACGCGGTCGTTGTCTCCCCCGCGAATCGTCGGGCAGCTCGAAGGATCGGTTGC encodes:
- a CDS encoding AAA family ATPase — its product is MITVIAGVNGAGKSSIIGAYIRQAGGDYCNPDEITRQLMAGDPGIGEEAANGEAWRIGFRQLQRAIAQDDDYTFETTLGGNSIRDALLDAAEKGRSVRVLSMGLASVETHLERIAARAAKGGHAIPADKVRQRWETSRHNLTQLMPHCHEVRVLDNTAPMHEGVPKPRILLHLRGRCLLVNRGESTPEWAQHLMTEATRCAE